One Glycine max cultivar Williams 82 chromosome 4, Glycine_max_v4.0, whole genome shotgun sequence DNA segment encodes these proteins:
- the LOC102659623 gene encoding uncharacterized protein has protein sequence MVNNKNFSMNLICLPFSHLDVVLGMDWLLSNHVILNCKNKTLIFGACAQNILGSSSLEISHASEAKRVENVKAFMVLSNTKESLNIGGMPIVCKFPKVFLRDVIELPPERALEFAINLVLGSSLVSIAPYWMSLMELAEVKKQVEGFLNKQLVRPSVSSWGAPTLLVKKKDKSMRMCADYQ, from the coding sequence ATGGTCAACAACAAGAATTTCTCTatgaatttgatttgtttgcctTTTTCTCATCTTGATGTGGTGTTGGGAATGGATTGGTTATTGTCCAACCATGTTATTCTCAACTGTAAAAACAAGACCTTGATCTTCGGTGCTTGTGCCCAAAATATCCTAGGATCTTCAAGTTTAGAGATCTCACATGCAAGTGAAGCCAAAAGGGTAGAAAACGTTAAAGCCTTTATGGTTTTGTCCAATACCAAGGAGTCTCTTAATATTGGGGGGATGCCTATAGTATGCAAATTTCCTAAAGTTTTCCTTAGAGATGTGATTGAGTTACCACCTGAGAGGGCACTTGAATTTGCCATAAACCTAGTGCTTGGGTCTAGTCTTGTATCGATAGCACCATACTGGATGTCTCTGATGGAGTTAGCTGAAGTGAAGAAGCAAGTAGAAGGGTTTTTGAATAAACAGCTTGTGAGACCAAGTGTGTCATCATGGGGAGCGCCAACACTCTTAGTAAAGAAGAAAGACAAGAGCATGAGGATGTGTGCGGACTACCAATAA